In Lysinibacillus sp. FSL M8-0337, the following proteins share a genomic window:
- a CDS encoding DUF6713 family protein, translating to MPDLVLALFLLNLSLFLLHEMDAIRCSEWRMFVILKDMEDEKAYKVFTLIHIVLYIIIFLLLFSQYQTILFWTLDLFFIVHSILHLFFERHPRNNFKNAFSRAIIHLLGILSVGHLLFLIKI from the coding sequence ATGCCTGATTTAGTACTTGCCCTTTTTTTATTGAACCTTTCTTTATTTCTTTTACATGAAATGGATGCGATTAGGTGCTCGGAGTGGCGGATGTTTGTCATACTAAAGGATATGGAAGATGAGAAAGCTTACAAAGTATTCACATTGATTCATATTGTTCTTTACATAATTATATTTTTATTATTATTTAGTCAATATCAAACGATCCTTTTTTGGACTTTAGATTTATTTTTTATTGTTCATTCCATTCTGCATTTATTTTTTGAGCGACATCCTCGAAATAACTTTAAAAATGCATTTTCAAGAGCAATTATACATTTATTAGGCATTCTTTCAGTAGGACATTTATTATTTTTAATTAAGATTTAA
- a CDS encoding DUF4868 domain-containing protein, with translation MNIEFINSKISEHLLSGTFEVSLFLIEKIKTQSMLDYFSFKPSISHSLQKEIINIIQPTIDKLVGKEQLEFNENGRPNGVVEYCKSSYIGITYDHLLKSLQEPGESLNEDVQKDLYCIKIEIEAGKYAYFLNRIPQFKKFSKGLWGIIADSTFRKVSDSFIGIEPGFDLLIYDNEILVVNNVSVQRIFDLKTKYVHNTNSVLCAFEETNKLEGFEQFKNDSIEDGNIVKRVSRLMTKPERMTRFVENFDKIEEIIKEFDLNIELNEEKTKIKYTDKKQLNDIVKLLNDAYYKTVLTGERGRDDLR, from the coding sequence TTGAATATCGAGTTCATAAACAGCAAAATTTCAGAACACTTATTGAGTGGTACATTTGAAGTAAGTTTGTTTTTAATTGAAAAGATTAAGACACAGTCTATGTTAGACTATTTTTCATTTAAACCATCAATAAGCCATTCTTTACAAAAAGAGATAATCAATATTATCCAGCCAACTATTGATAAGCTTGTTGGAAAAGAGCAGCTAGAATTTAATGAAAATGGACGACCTAATGGCGTAGTTGAGTATTGTAAGTCATCCTATATAGGAATAACTTATGATCATTTATTAAAAAGTTTACAGGAACCGGGTGAATCATTGAATGAAGATGTGCAAAAAGATTTATACTGTATAAAAATTGAAATAGAAGCAGGAAAGTATGCTTATTTCTTAAATCGCATTCCACAATTCAAGAAGTTTTCAAAAGGTCTTTGGGGAATCATTGCGGATTCTACTTTTAGAAAAGTCTCAGATTCATTTATTGGCATTGAACCAGGGTTTGACCTACTTATTTATGACAACGAAATACTAGTAGTAAATAATGTTTCAGTGCAACGAATTTTCGATTTGAAAACAAAGTATGTGCACAATACGAATTCGGTCTTATGTGCTTTTGAAGAAACGAATAAATTAGAAGGCTTTGAACAATTTAAAAATGATAGCATTGAAGATGGTAATATAGTTAAGCGAGTTTCGCGATTAATGACAAAGCCTGAGAGAATGACGAGGTTCGTTGAGAACTTTGATAAAATAGAAGAAATTATTAAGGAATTTGACTTAAATATTGAATTAAACGAGGAAAAGACAAAAATAAAATATACAGATAAAAAACAATTGAATGATATCGTCAAGTTACTAAATGATGCCTATTATAAAACTGTTCTTACGGGTGAAAGAGGCAGAGATGATTTAAGGTAA
- a CDS encoding class I SAM-dependent methyltransferase: protein MEDSVLKFYDELAEDYHLIFVDWHLAIVRQSEILYKIIQSKLNLSSMQQVSLLDCSCGIGTQAIGLANYGFHVTATDISAVSVKRAQKEAAHYGVKINFGVADFRELNTNVSGLFDIVLSADNAIPHLITDKDLHKACQNMYEKLHHNGFLLVTIRDYDAMVIEKIITTKPNILDEGKRMTFQVYDWAEDGKTYTVNQFIMREINGEWKTKHNSTRYRALLREEINKVLRMIGFVNIEWHFPENTGYYQPILTARKV from the coding sequence TTGGAAGATTCAGTATTAAAATTCTATGATGAACTTGCAGAAGATTATCATCTAATATTTGTTGATTGGCATTTAGCAATTGTTCGGCAAAGTGAAATTCTATATAAAATTATCCAATCGAAGTTAAACTTATCTTCGATGCAGCAGGTTTCCTTATTAGATTGTTCGTGTGGCATTGGTACACAAGCAATTGGTTTGGCGAATTATGGATTTCATGTAACCGCTACTGACATTAGTGCTGTATCTGTAAAGAGAGCTCAAAAAGAAGCAGCTCATTATGGGGTGAAAATAAACTTTGGAGTAGCAGATTTTCGCGAGCTCAATACGAATGTATCAGGGTTATTTGATATTGTGCTGTCGGCGGATAATGCAATACCGCATTTAATAACAGATAAAGATTTGCATAAAGCTTGTCAAAATATGTATGAAAAGCTTCATCATAATGGTTTCCTTTTAGTTACGATAAGAGATTACGATGCGATGGTTATAGAGAAAATAATCACGACAAAACCAAATATATTGGACGAAGGAAAGAGAATGACTTTTCAAGTCTATGATTGGGCAGAAGATGGAAAAACGTATACAGTAAATCAATTTATTATGAGAGAAATTAACGGTGAATGGAAAACAAAACATAATAGTACTCGATACAGGGCATTGTTAAGGGAAGAAATTAACAAAGTACTACGTATGATTGGCTTCGTCAATATTGAATGGCATTTCCCTGAAAATACAGGTTATTATCAACCGATTTTGACTGCTCGTAAAGTGTAA
- a CDS encoding HXXEE domain-containing protein — translation MAFWLNVQTLIWLFPILFIIHDFEEIILVEKWLHTNRNKIYKRLPSKIADRIVKQFSMTTAQFAAAVIVIFLFVSAATVSAIHYLYNGTSWSLYFFIAVSLVFFIHAFTHIGQTIIFRSIAPGTITSIILIIPYSILLFRSLLMEEIVTWKMILISLPFGVLFFPVVLTAHWIGKKFI, via the coding sequence ATGGCATTCTGGTTAAATGTTCAAACATTAATCTGGTTATTTCCTATTCTTTTCATTATCCACGATTTTGAAGAGATTATTTTAGTAGAAAAATGGTTGCATACGAATCGCAATAAGATTTATAAACGGCTGCCTTCCAAAATAGCTGACCGAATTGTGAAGCAGTTTTCTATGACGACAGCTCAATTTGCAGCAGCAGTTATCGTTATTTTTTTATTTGTCAGTGCAGCTACTGTTTCAGCTATTCACTATCTCTATAATGGCACTAGTTGGAGTTTATACTTTTTTATAGCTGTTTCATTAGTATTTTTTATTCATGCGTTTACGCATATTGGGCAGACGATTATATTTCGCTCTATTGCTCCTGGAACTATTACATCGATCATTCTTATTATTCCATACAGCATTCTTTTATTTAGATCATTATTGATGGAGGAAATTGTTACGTGGAAAATGATTTTGATATCCTTACCTTTTGGTGTGCTCTTTTTTCCTGTTGTGTTAACAGCTCATTGGATTGGCAAAAAGTTTATATAA
- a CDS encoding GNAT family protein, with the protein MFPLLHTERLVRELTENDAQAILSCFSNPDVLHHYGQKPLTSLEQVKQIIQNFSNNFKEKHGIKWGISVQGQEEIIGTIGFQDWSVEHKKADISYALFPNSWGQGYAKEAVRKVISYGFQEMNLVRIGAIVFTENEASNKLLEALGFEKEGVLRNFMHQNNMPYDTNIYSFIK; encoded by the coding sequence ATGTTTCCACTATTACATACCGAGCGTTTAGTAAGAGAACTGACAGAAAATGATGCGCAAGCAATATTAAGTTGTTTTTCAAATCCAGACGTTTTACATCATTATGGGCAGAAGCCGTTAACAAGCTTAGAGCAAGTGAAACAGATTATCCAAAATTTTTCTAATAATTTCAAAGAAAAACATGGCATTAAATGGGGAATATCCGTACAAGGCCAAGAAGAAATTATTGGTACAATTGGTTTTCAAGATTGGTCTGTGGAGCATAAAAAAGCGGATATCAGTTATGCGCTTTTCCCTAATAGTTGGGGGCAAGGCTATGCAAAGGAAGCTGTAAGGAAAGTTATTTCCTATGGTTTTCAGGAGATGAATTTGGTGCGCATAGGAGCCATTGTTTTTACGGAAAATGAAGCTTCCAATAAGCTATTGGAAGCATTGGGTTTTGAAAAAGAAGGGGTTTTAAGAAACTTTATGCATCAAAATAATATGCCTTATGACACTAATATTTATTCTTTCATTAAGTAA
- a CDS encoding aspartate aminotransferase family protein — translation MEKNTEVLRTEGDINLTKTRSIWQENHLSKESFEFINDDAKYYLHQSLSTPCLNIIEKSYGIYIEDIDGRKYMDFHGNNVHQIGYGNEYVIRAVKEQLDTLPFSPRRYTNKVAIQLAKKLVAIAPEPLNKVLLAPGGTSAVGMALKLVRKATGKFKTISMWDSFHGASLDAISVGGEALFRNGMGPLMPGTLHIAPYNSYRGLFEDDNGRFKSLDYLEYILERENEIGAIILEPVRCTDVHIPPKEYYQRLRNICDRNNILMIFDEIPTALGRTGKMFTFENFGVIPDIVLIGKGLGGGVFPMAAMLVKGELDVAQDIALGHYTHEKSSLGCAAALATLHYIEDFKLIEKANQLGEYMRIRLKKMQEQYEIIGDVRGIGLLYGVELVLDRHSKEKAIVEAEQVMYKCMEKGLSFKVSQGNVLTLTPPLIIKEQELELAMDILEQSIQEVLAK, via the coding sequence ATGGAAAAAAACACTGAAGTTTTAAGAACAGAGGGGGATATTAATTTAACAAAAACACGGTCGATCTGGCAAGAAAATCATTTGAGTAAAGAATCGTTTGAGTTTATAAACGATGACGCTAAGTATTATTTACATCAGTCTCTTTCTACTCCTTGTTTAAATATAATTGAAAAAAGCTATGGCATTTACATAGAGGATATAGATGGAAGAAAGTATATGGATTTTCACGGAAATAATGTTCATCAAATAGGATATGGGAATGAGTATGTTATTCGCGCCGTAAAAGAACAGTTGGATACACTTCCATTCTCACCAAGACGTTATACAAATAAAGTTGCAATCCAGTTAGCGAAAAAATTAGTTGCTATTGCACCAGAACCTTTAAATAAAGTACTTTTGGCACCTGGAGGAACTTCAGCTGTTGGTATGGCTTTAAAGCTTGTTCGAAAGGCAACAGGTAAATTTAAAACGATATCAATGTGGGATTCGTTTCACGGTGCCTCTTTAGACGCGATTTCAGTTGGAGGAGAAGCGCTTTTCCGTAACGGTATGGGCCCTTTAATGCCAGGAACTCTACATATAGCGCCTTACAATTCATATCGCGGTTTGTTTGAGGATGACAATGGTAGGTTTAAATCACTTGACTATCTAGAGTATATCCTAGAAAGAGAAAATGAAATCGGTGCAATTATTTTAGAGCCTGTTCGTTGTACAGACGTACATATCCCACCAAAAGAGTACTATCAACGTTTACGCAATATTTGTGATCGGAATAATATATTAATGATTTTTGATGAAATTCCAACTGCTTTAGGACGAACAGGAAAAATGTTCACTTTTGAAAACTTTGGAGTTATTCCAGATATTGTTTTAATTGGAAAAGGATTGGGTGGAGGTGTGTTTCCAATGGCGGCGATGCTCGTAAAAGGAGAACTGGATGTTGCCCAAGATATTGCACTTGGTCATTACACGCATGAAAAAAGTTCGCTAGGCTGTGCAGCAGCCTTGGCTACTCTTCATTATATTGAGGATTTTAAATTAATAGAAAAGGCTAATCAATTAGGAGAGTATATGAGAATACGGCTTAAAAAGATGCAAGAGCAGTATGAAATTATTGGTGATGTACGAGGAATCGGTCTTTTATATGGCGTAGAACTAGTATTGGACCGCCATTCGAAAGAAAAAGCTATAGTCGAAGCAGAACAAGTAATGTATAAATGTATGGAAAAGGGATTAAGTTTTAAAGTATCACAAGGAAATGTGCTTACGCTCACGCCACCACTGATTATTAAGGAACAAGAATTAGAGCT
- a CDS encoding YjcZ family sporulation protein, with protein MGYYGNVGSWNNNYCGGYNYGGDYYYGGGNGSTFTLIVVLFILLIIVGTAFL; from the coding sequence ATGGGCTACTACGGAAATGTAGGAAGCTGGAACAATAATTATTGTGGTGGATATAACTACGGCGGTGACTATTACTATGGTGGCGGCAATGGCTCTACGTTTACGCTTATTGTTGTACTCTTTATTCTCTTAATTATTGTCGGTACTGCTTTCTTATAA
- a CDS encoding SDR family oxidoreductase, with protein MNILVLGATGRVGSHIVSLALNDGHQVITLVRTPSKMIMANENLQVKQGNVLNKNDLISVMADVDVVISALNTDGTNTLTASLPLILDAMASRNVKRIITVGTAGVLQSRLTPNLLRYQSSESKRKSTFAAQEHHNAFTLLAQSTMDWTIVCPTYLPDGRYTGKYRVERDFLPEGGSEISVADTAEFTYQQIQCSEYVNCRVGIAY; from the coding sequence CTGAATATTTTAGTTTTGGGTGCAACGGGCCGTGTAGGCAGTCATATCGTTTCCCTTGCACTAAACGATGGTCATCAAGTGATCACATTAGTACGTACACCAAGTAAAATGATAATGGCGAATGAAAATTTACAAGTTAAACAAGGTAATGTCTTAAATAAAAACGACCTCATATCAGTTATGGCTGATGTAGATGTCGTGATTAGCGCATTAAATACGGATGGGACAAATACGTTAACAGCAAGTTTACCACTTATTCTCGATGCCATGGCAAGTAGAAATGTGAAGCGAATTATAACAGTCGGGACAGCTGGAGTTTTACAAAGTCGTCTAACGCCTAATTTACTTCGATATCAATCCAGTGAATCAAAACGAAAGTCAACGTTTGCAGCACAAGAACATCACAATGCCTTTACATTATTAGCGCAATCAACTATGGATTGGACAATCGTTTGTCCTACATATTTACCAGATGGACGTTATACAGGTAAATATCGCGTAGAGCGAGATTTCCTTCCAGAAGGTGGGAGTGAAATATCTGTGGCAGACACTGCAGAATTTACTTACCAACAAATTCAATGTTCTGAATACGTGAACTGTCGAGTAGGCATCGCCTATTAA
- a CDS encoding pentapeptide repeat-containing protein: MAKVFKIESPKLPLALEKVNFQDIFYEEDPYLSNCVIENTVIDNMAIDRLILSKVLFKNVRFINVSFRKIDLTDVIFENCDLSNASFREGLIHRVTFDNCKVLGLNLAEAHVGNVLFDNCIANLCDFTETRLKQVIFDHSSLQSANYFECKFNKVIFNECDINDVDFSQTSLKGIDISTCRYERLNVTLESIKGCEVSSEQAVGFASLLGLKVKSQLITG; this comes from the coding sequence GTGGCAAAAGTATTTAAAATTGAATCACCTAAATTGCCTTTAGCATTAGAAAAAGTAAATTTTCAAGATATTTTTTATGAAGAAGATCCGTACTTATCCAATTGTGTCATCGAAAATACGGTCATTGACAATATGGCTATTGATAGACTTATTTTATCAAAAGTCCTCTTTAAAAATGTGAGATTCATAAATGTTTCTTTTAGAAAAATTGATTTGACTGATGTAATTTTTGAAAACTGTGATTTATCGAATGCTAGCTTTAGGGAAGGCTTAATTCACAGAGTTACATTCGACAATTGTAAAGTCTTAGGATTAAATTTAGCAGAAGCTCATGTAGGAAATGTTTTGTTTGACAATTGTATTGCAAATTTATGTGATTTTACAGAGACTCGTTTAAAACAGGTCATTTTTGATCATTCATCGCTACAAAGCGCCAACTATTTTGAATGCAAATTTAATAAAGTCATTTTTAATGAGTGTGATATTAATGATGTGGATTTTTCTCAAACCTCTTTAAAAGGTATTGATATTAGCACATGTCGATATGAAAGGTTGAATGTTACTTTGGAAAGTATAAAAGGTTGCGAAGTATCCTCTGAACAAGCTGTTGGGTTTGCATCATTGCTAGGTTTAAAAGTTAAATCGCAGCTCATTACAGGATAA
- a CDS encoding beta-propeller fold lactonase family protein: protein MEKKLKNLRKFKLKSNPNCRCHCCCFCCKCDCKPPFLPFPPICNFLVYVTDAGQLATPDNRVSVINTATNTIVASIPVGTAPLEVAITPNGEFGYVPAYFSNNVTVFSTATNMVVATIPVGVNPLGVAISPNGTLAYVSNQGSNTVSVINTTTNTVTATIPVGLAPQGIAFTPNGAFAYVADENSNAVSVINTATNTVVATIPVGVRPRSIVITPNGQFAYVTNEASNTVSVINTNTNTVIATIPVGNGPVGTAITPDGTFVYIVNKGSNTVSVIDTSTNLVIATIPVGLSPDQITILPNGTFAYVTNQLDNTVSVINIATNTVVDTIPGFNGPTGIKTGTICI from the coding sequence GTGGAAAAAAAACTTAAAAACCTTAGAAAGTTCAAGCTCAAATCAAATCCGAATTGTCGTTGCCATTGTTGCTGTTTTTGTTGTAAGTGTGATTGTAAACCACCATTTTTACCTTTCCCACCAATTTGCAACTTTCTAGTATATGTTACAGATGCCGGTCAATTAGCAACGCCAGACAATAGAGTATCAGTAATAAATACAGCAACGAATACTATCGTCGCTTCCATTCCAGTAGGAACTGCTCCTTTAGAAGTAGCGATTACACCAAATGGTGAATTCGGTTATGTCCCTGCATACTTCTCGAATAACGTAACAGTTTTTAGTACGGCAACGAATATGGTAGTGGCCACCATTCCAGTAGGAGTGAATCCCCTAGGTGTAGCCATTTCACCGAATGGAACATTGGCTTATGTTTCTAACCAAGGGTCTAATACGGTGTCTGTCATAAATACAACTACGAATACGGTAACTGCAACTATTCCGGTAGGTCTTGCACCACAAGGGATAGCTTTTACACCCAATGGTGCGTTCGCCTATGTTGCCGATGAAAATTCAAATGCAGTATCGGTTATTAATACGGCAACCAATACAGTTGTAGCTACAATACCTGTTGGAGTTCGCCCAAGATCCATTGTTATTACACCGAATGGACAATTTGCTTATGTCACAAATGAAGCTAGTAATACGGTGTCCGTTATTAACACAAATACCAATACAGTCATTGCTACCATTCCTGTTGGAAATGGTCCTGTTGGAACAGCCATTACACCTGATGGAACATTCGTTTACATTGTAAATAAAGGTAGTAATACAGTATCTGTCATTGATACGTCTACAAATCTAGTTATTGCAACAATCCCTGTAGGTCTATCCCCTGACCAAATAACCATCCTTCCAAATGGAACGTTTGCATATGTCACAAATCAACTAGATAATACAGTGTCTGTTATTAATATCGCAACAAATACCGTAGTTGATACAATCCCTGGATTTAATGGACCGACGGGTATAAAAACAGGAACAATTTGTATATAA
- a CDS encoding DUF3953 domain-containing protein, translated as MLKILPIVFGIIVIALSTYGLVTRDYQFNFLTIFFLSLSMLTLGINAYQSERKAYGWFLIGIFLFLVYVSIQSFIFR; from the coding sequence ATGCTGAAAATTCTACCAATTGTTTTTGGAATCATCGTAATCGCGCTTTCAACTTATGGACTTGTCACACGTGATTATCAGTTTAATTTCTTAACGATATTCTTCTTAAGTTTATCCATGTTAACTTTAGGCATTAATGCATATCAAAGCGAGAGAAAAGCTTACGGCTGGTTCTTAATAGGTATATTTTTATTTTTAGTATATGTATCAATTCAAAGTTTTATATTTAGGTAA
- a CDS encoding polysaccharide deacetylase family protein → MKKLMLYIVPFCILAVSIFFVSERFSADKGRKYYEEAGQILWEIKTNEKIIALTFDDGPHKKYTPEILDVLNKYNATSTFFIVGENAEKNPAVIQRMYEEGHELAIHTYTHPLRTSIPNLLKEIKKTHETIYGISGYSPTLFRPVEGQYTDGMIDAVAKEGYKVVMWSWHQDTMDWKSPGINKIVNTVLKGAKEGNIVLFHDGGGDRGQTVKALEKILPELENQGYKFVTVSELLEVQKATNKMENNKK, encoded by the coding sequence TTGAAGAAATTAATGCTGTATATTGTGCCTTTTTGTATTTTAGCTGTCTCCATTTTTTTTGTAAGTGAACGTTTCTCAGCTGATAAAGGAAGAAAATATTATGAAGAGGCAGGGCAAATATTATGGGAAATAAAAACGAATGAAAAAATTATTGCTTTGACCTTTGACGATGGCCCTCATAAAAAATATACACCAGAAATATTAGATGTTTTAAACAAGTACAATGCAACATCTACATTTTTTATAGTCGGTGAAAATGCGGAAAAAAACCCAGCAGTTATTCAAAGAATGTATGAAGAAGGGCATGAATTAGCCATTCACACATATACACATCCTTTAAGAACGAGTATCCCTAATCTATTGAAAGAAATTAAAAAAACACACGAAACAATTTACGGTATTAGTGGATATTCTCCAACTTTATTCCGTCCAGTGGAAGGACAATATACAGACGGTATGATTGATGCAGTTGCAAAAGAAGGATACAAAGTAGTGATGTGGTCTTGGCACCAAGATACAATGGACTGGAAAAGCCCTGGTATTAATAAAATAGTTAACACTGTGTTAAAAGGGGCCAAGGAAGGAAATATCGTCCTTTTTCATGATGGTGGCGGAGATCGTGGTCAAACGGTTAAAGCACTAGAAAAAATTTTACCTGAACTGGAAAATCAGGGGTATAAATTTGTTACGGTTTCGGAATTACTTGAAGTGCAAAAAGCAACGAATAAAATGGAAAACAATAAGAAATAG
- a CDS encoding GNAT family protein: protein MIHIQGNKVTLRTATPSDIENIYYWKYIDEKQEAKKWNGPYIPEKHMSKAAFLKEWANDEEIFEGVPSTLIIAVDEQFIGVVGAYWVDKNTNWLETGIVTYNTAYWNGGYGSEAYRLWIDYLFEKTPLHRLGMSTWSGNERMIRVAEKLGMQLEARIRDARIVDEKFYDAIKMGILRSEWEI from the coding sequence ATGATACATATACAAGGAAATAAAGTTACATTACGAACAGCTACTCCTTCCGATATTGAAAATATCTATTATTGGAAGTATATTGATGAAAAACAAGAAGCTAAAAAATGGAACGGTCCATATATCCCCGAAAAACATATGTCTAAAGCTGCGTTTTTAAAGGAATGGGCTAATGATGAAGAAATCTTTGAAGGTGTCCCAAGTACATTAATCATAGCAGTAGACGAACAATTTATTGGTGTTGTCGGTGCTTATTGGGTGGATAAAAACACTAACTGGCTTGAAACAGGGATTGTCACATATAATACAGCTTATTGGAATGGTGGTTATGGTTCAGAAGCTTATCGCTTATGGATTGACTATCTTTTTGAAAAAACCCCACTACATCGATTAGGGATGTCTACTTGGTCTGGTAATGAAAGAATGATACGAGTAGCAGAGAAATTAGGAATGCAATTAGAAGCAAGAATTAGAGATGCACGGATTGTTGACGAAAAATTCTATGATGCTATTAAAATGGGGATTTTACGCAGCGAGTGGGAAATATAA
- a CDS encoding GNAT family N-acetyltransferase, translated as MVLLKYEIEEKDLIMLKEVYQSVGWHKHNERIIEKVFNASTHVVIALVDCKIVGFVRALSDGVFNAAIYDVVVHKKFQGQGIARMLLEDMMKQLENVSCIQLIATTGNVPFYEKMGFKKLKTGMGIYKNQQLAQEYLE; from the coding sequence ATGGTATTGCTTAAATACGAAATAGAAGAGAAAGATCTTATTATGCTGAAAGAAGTTTATCAATCCGTTGGGTGGCATAAACATAATGAACGGATAATCGAGAAGGTTTTTAATGCAAGTACTCATGTTGTGATTGCATTGGTCGATTGCAAAATTGTAGGTTTTGTTAGAGCGCTTTCAGATGGAGTATTTAATGCAGCTATTTATGATGTAGTTGTCCATAAAAAGTTTCAAGGCCAAGGAATTGCACGGATGCTTTTGGAAGATATGATGAAGCAGTTAGAAAATGTTTCATGTATTCAGTTAATTGCAACAACTGGTAATGTTCCTTTTTACGAAAAAATGGGATTTAAAAAATTGAAGACAGGTATGGGGATTTATAAAAATCAGCAACTAGCCCAAGAATATTTAGAGTAA
- a CDS encoding GNAT family protein, whose translation MIKELHTQRLHLRRMAVSDSPRLFKLWSDPDVTKYMNITTFTHETQATEMIELLEELAHAGEAIRFSMIERNSNEIIGTCGFNSIDLDNAKVEIGYDIAKAYWGMGYAPESIKALIEYAFETLKINRIEAKVEPANVNSIKVLQKLHFTFEGKLRQYENSKGNFIDINIYSLLKTD comes from the coding sequence TTGATAAAAGAACTACACACTCAAAGATTACATTTAAGAAGAATGGCTGTATCAGACTCACCTCGCTTGTTTAAACTTTGGTCTGATCCAGATGTAACGAAATACATGAATATCACTACCTTTACGCATGAAACGCAAGCAACAGAGATGATTGAACTTCTAGAAGAATTAGCTCATGCTGGTGAAGCCATACGGTTTAGCATGATTGAAAGGAACTCCAACGAAATAATAGGAACATGTGGATTCAATTCAATAGACTTAGATAATGCAAAAGTAGAAATTGGTTATGATATCGCGAAAGCCTATTGGGGCATGGGGTATGCTCCTGAAAGTATAAAGGCACTTATTGAATATGCTTTCGAAACTTTAAAAATCAATAGAATTGAAGCAAAGGTAGAACCTGCAAATGTAAATTCTATAAAAGTGTTACAAAAGCTTCATTTTACATTCGAAGGAAAGTTAAGACAATACGAAAATTCAAAAGGGAATTTTATAGATATTAATATTTATTCTCTCCTAAAAACAGATTAA
- a CDS encoding DUF3986 family protein, producing the protein MNFEEDIHLHVGFYDANGEFEGIFLKQKSGETWCLFFHNEFYNVSLKKTYALFDQDFGYMVREYNICNLTFEQANELFKEFLLEEELIVIREGDNTFHLNEVKVQDH; encoded by the coding sequence ATGAATTTTGAAGAAGATATCCATCTACATGTTGGATTTTATGATGCTAATGGTGAATTTGAAGGTATTTTTTTAAAACAAAAAAGTGGCGAGACATGGTGCTTATTTTTCCATAATGAATTTTATAATGTATCTCTAAAAAAAACGTATGCTTTATTTGATCAAGATTTTGGGTATATGGTGAGAGAATACAATATTTGTAATTTAACTTTTGAGCAAGCGAATGAATTATTCAAAGAATTTTTATTAGAAGAGGAATTAATCGTTATAAGGGAGGGGGACAATACCTTTCATCTGAATGAAGTAAAAGTCCAAGATCATTAG
- a CDS encoding phage holin family protein, whose protein sequence is METNTFWSSLIGGMTALIVYLIGGVDELVTSLTILMAIDLTLGVMVGWIIKDIDSRKTFKGLLKKTAMILMVIAAVQLDNATESGNFMRNAMILFLIGMEGISIIENLGKLGIRVPKFLANAFAQLKKDNDDKKDDEQ, encoded by the coding sequence ATGGAAACAAATACATTTTGGTCTTCACTTATAGGAGGTATGACCGCATTAATCGTATATCTAATTGGCGGTGTAGATGAATTGGTGACATCTTTAACAATTCTAATGGCAATTGATTTGACATTAGGTGTAATGGTTGGTTGGATCATCAAAGATATAGATTCTCGTAAAACTTTTAAAGGTCTACTGAAAAAGACAGCCATGATTTTAATGGTTATTGCAGCAGTTCAGTTGGACAATGCAACAGAAAGCGGCAACTTTATGCGTAACGCCATGATTTTGTTTTTAATTGGGATGGAAGGAATAAGTATAATCGAAAACTTAGGTAAGTTGGGCATTCGTGTTCCAAAGTTTTTAGCAAATGCTTTTGCACAGTTGAAAAAGGATAATGACGATAAAAAGGATGATGAGCAGTAG